The following proteins are co-located in the Citrobacter freundii ATCC 8090 = MTCC 1658 = NBRC 12681 genome:
- the mscL gene encoding large-conductance mechanosensitive channel protein MscL — protein sequence MSIIKEFREFAMRGNVVDLAVGVIIGAAFGKIVSSLVADIIMPPLGLLIGGIDFKQFALTLRDAQGDIPAVVMHYGVFIQNVFDFVIVAFAIFMAIKLINKLNRKKAEEPAAPPAPSKEEVLLSEIRDLLKEQNNRS from the coding sequence ATGAGCATTATTAAAGAGTTTCGCGAATTCGCGATGCGCGGGAATGTTGTCGATTTGGCAGTGGGTGTCATTATTGGTGCGGCATTCGGTAAGATTGTTTCATCACTGGTTGCCGATATCATCATGCCGCCACTGGGGTTGTTAATTGGTGGAATTGATTTTAAACAGTTTGCTTTAACACTACGTGATGCACAGGGAGACATCCCTGCCGTGGTCATGCATTACGGTGTATTTATTCAGAATGTCTTCGATTTCGTTATTGTTGCGTTTGCTATCTTTATGGCAATCAAACTGATCAACAAACTGAACCGTAAAAAAGCGGAGGAGCCGGCAGCACCGCCAGCGCCATCGAAAGAAGAAGTATTACTGAGTGAAATTCGTGACCTGCTGAAAGAACAGAATAACCGCTCTTAA
- the arfA gene encoding alternative ribosome-rescue factor ArfA — translation MSRYQHTKGQIKDNAIEALLHDPLFRQRVEKNKKGKGSYLRKGKHGNRGNWEASGKKVINFFTTGLLVSVSA, via the coding sequence ATGAGTCGTTATCAGCACACCAAAGGGCAGATAAAGGACAACGCCATTGAGGCGCTCCTGCATGACCCACTGTTCAGACAGCGCGTTGAGAAAAATAAGAAAGGGAAAGGAAGTTATCTACGTAAAGGCAAACATGGCAATCGGGGTAACTGGGAGGCCAGTGGCAAGAAAGTAATTAACTTTTTTACCACTGGCCTTCTTGTTTCAGTGAGTGCTTAA